In the genome of Metabacillus litoralis, the window CGAATACATAGTTTGTGGCTTCTGGATTGATTTTTTCAAGGATAGCTTCCTTCGATTCCTGCGTATTTCCATATGTTAGTTTTCCTGATAACCTGAAAAGCTGATATTCTTTTGTTTGTTCCATTTCTATTGTTTCATTTCTAGTTTCGTCCAATTTAGGTGCCCCTTTCTTTCTTAACTAAAACCGTAAATAGACCATCTTCATCATTTTGATGAAAAGAGATACTGTCTACTAGCTCTCTTACCATAAGCAGTCCCCGTCCACGTTCCTGTAAAAGGATATCTTCAAGCTCATGAGTAAAGACTTCACCTTTCACGCCACCACATTCATCAGTTATATGGATGATGTACTCTGAATGAGTCATTTCAACATGTGCATAAATAGAATAAAGTGATGACGGAGCAGAAAAGGTTTTCACCGTTGCTTCAAAAGAATTTATTAGTAGTTCATGAGCAATAAAGCAAATATGGTCTCTTACAGAACATTGATAAAGTGATAGTTGCTCCCTAATTTTTTGCTCTAGTTTCTCAATTTCATTTAAATCACATGGAATTTTAACATTTAACGTAAACATAAATACCCCACATTATTTAACCGAAATTGATACCGCACAAATATCGTCGTTTAATGTTTTTAATCGACTTACTTGGTCCTTCAGCAACGGAATGATGGATACTT includes:
- a CDS encoding ATP-binding protein codes for the protein MFTLNVKIPCDLNEIEKLEQKIREQLSLYQCSVRDHICFIAHELLINSFEATVKTFSAPSSLYSIYAHVEMTHSEYIIHITDECGGVKGEVFTHELEDILLQERGRGLLMVRELVDSISFHQNDEDGLFTVLVKKERGT